The genomic interval TGGGCTGGCAGGCTTTTTGGTGAGTGAAGCTATAACTAGCGCTTTGAAAGAATTGCGACAtgtaaagaaacaaatatttaccAACACAGTTGCACGTTTTGCAGCAGATCTTGCTGAAGAACTTGTGTTTGAAGGAATCATGGAAGTATGTCAGTTTTCATATCCATCGACTCCTACGGCTGCACAGCCTTCATCGTTTGATTTTGAAGATAAAGTGGTAAGATCCTATGCCAGAGATTTATCTGAATCTGTCATTCAGGAGGCTTTTATTGAACTCTCTCAGGTTGATGTGACCTTCACAACACAAGCAGCCATTAGCGTTTCCATGGACAACATTAAATATGTGAGTGCAGAAAGTATGTTACAGTCAACACAGACTTCCACAGCTTTTCCTACTTTTAATGATAGAGTAGCACTGAGTGCAATACAAGAATCCAAGACAGAATATACAGTGCAGCAAGCTCTATTTTGTACCTCTGGTGTTGTAAGTTCGATACCTGTGCCCTTAGCTGGAAGAGCTCTTTGTCAACATCAGGTTTCCTCTGATGTTTATAAAGCAAAAGCATGGAGCGCTTCAAACTCTGGCAGTATGAAAGCGTATAAAGACTCTACTCATCCATTTTTCATACctagaaagagagaggaggaaattgCTTCTTTCAGAAATTTATACCTAACTTCAGATCCCAATCAAAGTACTGAAAACAATCCATCACTTTTACATAACCAAAATGataccaaacaaacaaataacagctCTGGAATGAATAATAACTTAGAATTAACAAGTGGATCGAAAAGCATCAGTAGTTTCTCTGGAACAATGGTAGATATGATCGTAAATGAAGCCTATGAAGCCATAACTTCATCCAGGGTAACGAAAGCAGTGGAAGAGTATACAGAtcttttaacaagaaaaatattagaaagaaaaccTTATTTGCAATGCATTGGTGAAGATTTTCCCAAGAACGTGTTCGCAGACCACTTGGCCAAGTATATCATAAAGCAATCTGTAGATGAAAGTAACAGTGTGGTATCAAGCACCTGTGAGAATTTAGCCTGTAATATGGGCTCACAGATATATGCAGATAACAGTAGAAACGAACAATATAGTGCGATAATGAAGCAAGAGGCTGAGAAACAAAATAATGTTCCTATAATTGTTGAACAGCAACAGATGCCTTTGAATAATCCACCTAAATTTCTTCTTGCTCCTGGTCATTCTGTTCAGCGGTCTTCAGAATCTAGAGACAGTTGGCAGGAACAAAAAGGACGGAGGTTTTTTTCAAGTTCACCACCACGGTATTCCACTGTGGCTTTTTCTAGGCATGTTCTAGAAGACCTTACTGACACAGGAAGCTGCTCAATAAAGTACTTAAATAAGCCCTCAAAAAACCCTGACACTCAAAAAGCATCATCAGGGTCTCTGACTTACAGGCGGGATGATTGTTGTCTGCATGCAAGTACCTTTGCAGGGATGTTTGGTGGTGAAGATGCTTTGCGGATGGAAGATAAATCAACTACCAAGGATGGAAATACCTGTGTAATGCCTGATACACCCCCACCAACTCCCTTAGTACCATGTGAAGCTAGTTCTGAAAGGAACCTAAGGAAGTTATCTAAGAAACTCAAGGGAGAATTAGCAAAGGCATTTGCACCCGCGACGCCACCTTCTACACCATACAATCCATCTGTTACTGGTTTGCCTGAAACTGAACATGACTCcctggaaaaagaagaatttatgCTGAAACTCATGCgatcactttctgaagaagtgGAGAGCAGTGAAGATGAAGATTGTTCTGAAATGCTAGTTGAGAAAGAAGAATATCCAGAAAAAACAATACAGTATGCAGATCACTTAGCTAGTCATATAATTTCAATAGCGACTGAAATGGCTGCCTCCCATTTAGATGATAAAACAAATGAAGGTGAAGCTAATAATCAGGTTAAGTTAAGTATGCCAAACAAAAGATGTGGGTATGCTGCATTTATAAATATTCCGGAAGAGACCTGCAATTCTTTGTGGAATTATGCAGGTGATATGGCAGGAAAAGTCATCAGTGAGGCCAAGAAAATGGTGAAATCAAGGCATTGTAAACTGTTGAGGTTGAAACGGGTTAACTGCCAGGTGGATTGCCTTTATCTGAGAAAAGGTGATAAAGGTGATAGTTCAAAAGAACGGTGGGGTCCAGGGTGGGACCAGTGGCCTGGGGAGAGAGATTCGTCTGTACTTTCTTTACCACAAAATTTGAGCATGATGGGTTTGACTTCCAAATACCCAAGCTGTGAAAGCGTGACTGATGAGTATGCAGATCATATTATTCGAGTTTTGAAAAGAGAAGGTGGCAATGCTGAATTGTTAGTGGATCAATATGCTAGTAGGCTTGCTTACAGATCTATAAAATCAGGCCTACAGCAAGCTGCTAGGAAAACTAAATTGAGATGCAACAGAAAGACATTACCTGGGCAAAATACAGAGGTAAATGGCAAGCTGGAGCTcttcaaaataacaaataaagaTTCACTACAGCAAGTGAGAAGCGATATCCATCACTGTGAAGACCAAACTTGCGAAAGGAACGTCTGGACGCAGAGAGCGGAACGCACGGAGTTATTGCACTTTTCAGAATCTCTTGCTCACAGTATAACTTGTGATGTCAGGAAGAAATTGAAAATGCCAGGAGCGTGTTTGCCAAAATCTTTAACAGATTCTTGTCTATATAAAAAGACTGAATTTGATGAAGTCACGGGGGATCTTACTAAAACAACATTTTCTAGGGCATTTCCTTTCTCCCCAAATCGTAAACTATATCATAGTACAGGcgatttaaatgaaaatggttaCAGTGAAGGTATAATGCAAGCTATAGAGCAGTATGCTAGGAAAGTAGCAGATGATACTCTAGAAATGAGTTTAGAATCTGCTGTTCTCCATGCAGCTGAAAACAGGAGAAATGGAGATAGGCTCTCATACACTGAGAAGTTGTCTCCTTTTTCTGGAACGGTCTGTAGATGCTGCAGTATGAAGGAACATCAGTGCTGTACAGAAAGTACGTCTCATCTACCTGCGCAAGAATCTACCATTCCAGTGAAGCGTTTCCCTCATTCCAGGTTGGGTGGCGTCTGTCAAAAATCAAGAATATTTCACCTTGATATTCCTAAAATTCATATTGATGTAGAACAGAAGGCAGTGTTTTCTGACAAGGTGGTTACTGCAGCTGttgagaaagcagagagagaactgAGTAACACGAGTCTGACGGCTGACAGTGGTATTGGGCAAGATGGAGTCAGTTTTGCTGAAAGCCTTACTACTAAAATAATGACATCAGCTATGACTAATATTGGTCAGGCAGTAAACATAAGGTaatattcattttcttatttattgcATCCTGTACCAGAAAAAGGAGGATTGTTAATACAAGTACTGTGCGATCAGAAggaatttctttcttttggaaatatatACTTTGTattctaaatgttttttctttttattcttctggtGGTAGTTAAATGATTcagaactggggggaaaaaacccttttttttctaCCTGTGGGCGCTTAAAACCAAAGTTTCTATATACATCAGGATGTGTATGTTCTGGTAGATGACTAACAATCGAAATTTCAACTTTAAATGCCTGCCATTTTTATCTACAGTAGGGAATATTATACCTTAGTTGAAGGTCTTGCTGGCATGTGAGCCGTGACGGTCCAGTTTTTTTCTGtacctgtatttcttcttttctgcagagaaaaagacttttgtttttttgtgagcaTGACCAGTGTCTGGTACTGGCAAACCAAGCTAGCCATTGCTTTGTAGTATGAAGGCTTTCTTTTGATAATGAATGTGTTATAACAGTATCCTCGTTATTGGAAGGAAAATCTTGCTTTTAGGAAAATAAACTACTTCCTAAGACACACTTTAGCTTATAAGATAGTAATATACTAGACCAGAAACTGACTCTCAGATTCGCATATCTATATCAAAGGCTAATGTACTGTTTCTTTTAATATGCCTCTGACTAAGAAGTATGTGCCACAGTAACTTTGgggaaaacatctgtttcttaAAGCAGACTCTGCAGAGATCAGAACGACTTGGAATGTCTTCCTCACGTCGAAGAACAGTCTTTACCTTGTTGGTCTTTTTAAGTTATAATAGTTACTTTCCAAATTGTTTTGCATGGGAGCTCCTCACAGTGgcaaaggatttattttcttgAATGACATCATGATGAATAATTAACCTTACTTATGTATTTTTTAGTGACTAAAGGCCACAGTGGGcctgaaagcaattttttcaaGGTGTGATATGAAGCACATAACAGCTCCTGCTCATAGAATTTGGATCTGAatggaaatttttgttttgtgtttggggGTTATTTTTGCAAAACGATTTCTACcagctttttcagcttttcaatggAAGCGTTTTAAGTAAAAATTATAGCAGCAAATAAATGTTAGTAAATTGTATATTGTGGCTGTTTGTGCAACATGATTGGGTCCTTAATCAGTGTGACTGGAAAAAGTCGTTTTATGTCTTGTGGTGATGTTTTTCTGATACTGATAGTATCAGAGGTGATGCTTTGTTTCTGAATCACTTCTTTAAAATGTTGTCTAAAATTTCTGGTTAGAATATGGTAGAGCATCTAGAAGGCAAAGTTTGAAGAGATATTGTTTATTATTCATCTGTGATAAGGAGGAGATATTAGGGTTTTAACATTACATCCAGTTTACAAGTGCTTCTTATATTGGTATCTGAAGTATGGCATAAAATATGTATGCTTCTTGAGAGCTGCCTTGCTCatgtgcagtgaaaaaaaaattgctgctagCACTGGTATAActgtaaataaaaatggaaaataataaccTTTGCATTGCCCAAAGGAGTTGAGATTTAAAGATTTAAACAGTACTTATTTTAAGCTACATCATTGCCTGCAAAAATTCATGCTCACCAGAGTGAAGTGTTATCCATAGTGTGGTCAAGGCTGGCTTTTTAAATGGTGAATGTAACAATTTTGAAATGATTGCTCTCTATGGTGTTAGTAGGATAATagtttttcttaaactttctagCATTGATCTGGAAATAGATAACCAGAGTTTGACCCTAAAGGTTTTCAGGTTGAACTCCTTATGAAAAAGTTACAAATAGCTTTAAAGCTATAAAATTAGATCCCTTGATGGGCCTTCTAAAGGCCATCTATTACTGAGCATACTTGCTTGACTggtttttggaaaaagaaatacaagattcTTTCCGCAGGGAAAAATTCTATATGCTGCCCCTGTTAATGCCCTTTCttgaagcaggaagccaaatTGTTATCTgcagaaagatctttttttaaaatatggtaaCTTTTCCATTTTTTGAACACTAGCGTACTCTTAAGCAGTTTGTATACAATAGCAAACCACTGGTAGCCAGCTGGTTGTaaggaaggcaaggaagggaTATAGCCAAATTGTCCTATGGTGAACAAGTTCAGAAATGCTAATTCTCCCCACTTGGAAAGTGTGGCTTGATCAGTGCATAAGAGTAAAATGCCTAGGTGCTAAAGCTATATTATGCTTTATACAAATAATCTTCCAAATGAGAGCCTGCCTTCCCCTCTTCTTGTAGTGAATGAGTTCCACATGGCAATCCCAGGTGTAAGCCTGTTAGCAGAAGCGTAATGGGTATGTGCATGTGTTACAGAGTTTCTTGGAATTTGAAATTTATTACGTTGCTCTGTTTCTTACTTTGAAAACAGGGTTGCAAATTAATGTATACCACACTTTTTTGCCTGGAATTTAGTATCTTTGAAATGATGTTAAACTACTATAAATGAACTAATGTAGGTCAGTGTTACAGCTCAAGTGATGTTTTCATCTTAAATCTTTGTTTAGCTCTGCTGGAAGAGAAGGATTTCACTCAGTTGAATCTATTGTTAGCCAGCAGATGAGTCTGAGTATTGGTGATGATAGCACTGGCAGTTGGTCCAATCTAAGTTTTGAAGATGAACATCCTGATGAAAGCAGCAGTTTTCTTCACCTCAGTGACAGGTAACTTTATGTTAGCATAGCTAAATGGTTAACCTTGGTGTCTACTGATATCAAGTGGTTTTCTCTTTAGGAACGGGGAGAGAAGagcttatttttctcttcaggaaaaaaatgatatgtTTTGTTAAAATTAACTCTAGTGCGTATGAATCTgttttcctaccaaaaaaaacTTTGTTCATGAATGTTAATACGACATACAGTATGGAATATGTAGAGTTTGCGTTTTTATTGATATCAGGAAATGACATCAAGTAACGCTGTACATTTGTAACTTAAGTACTGGCAAAAATgcaggcattttaaaaacaagtcatgTGTAAAACGCAACTTGGAAGTAGCGCATCTTACTCATTCTCTGAAATATTAACACTCAGTTAGTGAGAATATGTTTTCTGTAAACTCATctgtacttttgaaaataaaaaatgtgaatttatctCAAGAGCTTAGACCAGTATTAGGGTTTTGGAAGGTTGAATTTATAAGCTATTTTAACTGATGTTGGAGTATTTATGTACTACTACTAACCAGAGCTTATAGGTGGGTAAGTATTGGAACTTACAGTCTGTTCAGGATAGTAACTTTTTTGGTAGAGCTTCTTTCTGTAGACCTCCACTTGGCTACCTGATAACTAGCAAAGATTAGAACAAGAATTGAAAAAATCTGCAATGTCTATGTCTGTTGCCGGTGAAAAGTAGAGAGAATTGTGACCCTAGCTTCTGTATACAGGAGTTTTGAAGAATGAGTAGCCTTAATTTTGTATGACTGATGTATCACTCATGTTGAaagttcagcttttgtttttgttttttattcttttgcttacTAGTTAGTACTTCCCGCATCATTCAGAtgttaaagaaaatacagaagtaatGTTTACTTATGTAATGTATAATTAGATTATTCAGTACTAAGATGACACTGCTCATTTTAAATTTTGTAGTGTCTTCACATTTTTGCCTGAATATTAATTAAACTAGAATTATACTTTATCACTGATTCAACTGAATAATTTTGCAAGAGACTGATtcaactgaaatttattttaataaaacatctgTTGAATGAGTGAAAACACATCAAACTTATGTAATAAAAGCCAGAGTATAAGGAAAAAAGTCGCATTGGCAGTTACAAGTAGCGAATAAAATACAAGTTAGCTGATGCTAAGAAGAaactatatatattaaaaaaaaaaaaaaaaaacttgctggaCCTGTTGTGccaatgcttttgcttttttttttttttttttttttttttttttaaatcatcccaAAACCCACTTAAAAAGTTATCTACAACTTTCAAGAAAATCAATTGCTCCTTAGAGGAGCAATAATCCAAATTAACATTAACTCAGGGAAGGGCATGCCTAATTTGGATAGGCAGGTTCCAGCAGAAGAAACAGGCATGCACAGATTTACCAGCTAGCTTTACAAAACTTATGTGGACT from Struthio camelus isolate bStrCam1 chromosome 1, bStrCam1.hap1, whole genome shotgun sequence carries:
- the AKAP11 gene encoding A-kinase anchor protein 11 isoform X5 — its product is MDTYAKARGSRVKPRISVKKTFGEGVLRSMKSLLQSRRELCSVLAEECFNREEQANFLEITFIGFAEEMSTGRLQGLTAISVELPDVLKSLQLCKLKENEVIFLKDIKKSLEKPCITKHQNQLPEVLCVMRLSPSFPRIKADYVFTLLSKYTTGVKYAVEINSLQKHQTETSHAEDDDTNQSVSSIEDDFVTAFEHLDEDEPSKIQSVGACSFSSRNHRDAASQTIPAQCLEAVDSKNLMGSVRRKSSARSSTLIDILGLKELSSVKNSVTTSISDPWIQRSFYKPYNPSDQGVNFLQKTLFSSSPAESSESDCSSPSPVIFLDEEGYQKSLKAKLQLPKIPVVKDGIEDSDSEVSEFFDSFDQFDELEQTLENTCKVIRDPVQGNPPQKRRAAHEQLCSANITMNPQKFKFDRPTLPANVKKPTPRKPESPYSSVFDVPDSPRPVKTSGEESGGLFSPIRSSAFSPLGSCGGSECLCRMNPGGDGTGQNHHDALYGTYSEYADSFSFEILGSVFHSESSSEQIHAGNDSKCHRIALKGEKGQAVDHRMKTGKEPEKQAKLKHKSLMIRDSIQKFATDLVEKSFGSAFKDLQKGVSSCTNALCHLAARLTSSVFQMAFYEIGRRRAISLKERAINGLAGFLVSEAITSALKELRHVKKQIFTNTVARFAADLAEELVFEGIMEVCQFSYPSTPTAAQPSSFDFEDKVVRSYARDLSESVIQEAFIELSQVDVTFTTQAAISVSMDNIKYVSAESMLQSTQTSTAFPTFNDRVALSAIQESKTEYTVQQALFCTSGVVSSIPVPLAGRALCQHQVSSDVYKAKAWSASNSGSMKAYKDSTHPFFIPRKREEEIASFRNLYLTSDPNQSTENNPSLLHNQNDTKQTNNSSGMNNNLELTSGSKSISSFSGTMVDMIVNEAYEAITSSRVTKAVEEYTDLLTRKILERKPYLQCIGEDFPKNVFADHLAKYIIKQSVDESNSVVSSTCENLACNMGSQIYADNSRNEQYSAIMKQEAEKQNNVPIIVEQQQMPLNNPPKFLLAPGHSVQRSSESRDSWQEQKGRRFFSSSPPRYSTVAFSRHVLEDLTDTGSCSIKYLNKPSKNPDTQKASSGSLTYRRDDCCLHASTFAGMFGGEDALRMEDKSTTKDGNTCVMPDTPPPTPLVPCEASSERNLRKLSKKLKGELAKAFAPATPPSTPYNPSVTGLPETEHDSLEKEEFMLKLMRSLSEEVESSEDEDCSEMLVEKEEYPEKTIQYADHLASHIISIATEMAASHLDDKTNEGEANNQVKLSMPNKRCGYAAFINIPEETCNSLWNYAGDMAGKVISEAKKMVKSRHCKLLRLKRVNCQVDCLYLRKGDKGDSSKERWGPGWDQWPGERDSSVLSLPQNLSMMGLTSKYPSCESVTDEYADHIIRVLKREGGNAELLVDQYASRLAYRSIKSGLQQAARKTKLRCNRKTLPGQNTEVNGKLELFKITNKDSLQQVRSDIHHCEDQTCERNVWTQRAERTELLHFSESLAHSITCDVRKKLKMPGACLPKSLTDSCLYKKTEFDEVTGDLTKTTFSRAFPFSPNRKLYHSTGDLNENGYSEGIMQAIEQYARKVADDTLEMSLESAVLHAAENRRNGDRLSYTEKLSPFSGTVCRCCSMKEHQCCTESTSHLPAQESTIPVKRFPHSRLGGVCQKSRIFHLDIPKIHIDVEQKAVFSDKVVTAAVEKAERELSNTSLTADSGIGQDGVSFAESLTTKIMTSAMTNIGQAVNISSAGREGFHSVESIVSQQMSLSIGDDSTGSWSNLSFEDEHPDESSSFLHLSDRAA